A genomic region of Runella rosea contains the following coding sequences:
- a CDS encoding CotH kinase family protein has translation MKNYFTLLLLVLVSATVIRAQVKINELMASNENTLVDNTGEYSDWVELHNPSGVAIDLGGYYLTDDYSNLKKFRFTSTTGQVVVPANGYLIIWASSTVSRGVNHTSFSLSADGERVALVMPDGLSIVDSLTFGPQRMDISYGRLPNGGSGLKYFTAPTPGSANVASNSYDELLSPPVFSHAGGFYSSSFGLTISHPDAGVSIYYTTDGSVPSAGSLTPQSYTYRNNYPGSNQTKQYQSYSYTGPLTVDDASSLPNKISTIASTHSQSLSYLPTSPLYKGKVVRAVAVKAGALTSEITSSSFFFSSSGVNKFTLPVVSVMSQEDGLFSYNNGIYVPGIDFDNWRNANPTQTPGPASPANYHRSGESAERPAHFEIIETDTVVYKQDVGLRINGSSSASYRVKSLRLYGTDQYKTIEHPLFPQLPYDEYKTFILRNSGQDYTSTLFRDALAHESVAHLNIDIQAYRPAILFLNGEYWGIHNMRQRQDKHYYAQKYGVNEDSLDLIDTEIEEGSATHYNAMLNYIYNNGVTSSTNYNYVKTQMDVENFRDYQIIEIFYNNQDWGTNNNRYWRRQVAYTPTAPYGLDGRWRWSLYDLDLSMSDASQDRLSAASEGASNSFAPGFLLARLLQNQTFRNDFINRFADLMNTTFLPNRISQLIEGKRDGISAEIPAHLTRWKTLTDSSTWLTRIASCIKFVQDRPGYQRTHIRNKFGLSGQYNLTVNVSNPAHGYVRVNTIDILPSTPGVTASPYPWTGSYFYKSDNSIPVVIRARPKLGYKFKHWVYNATILTDSVQTITASSARSYTAVFEPALVSATLGSCGYSFQEWASSSVAGTFPANMKFVYMADVDPGVNSEVKGFTTGGYALTSGTRIRGQGVNGVSFVNTGSGTVYPGTKLGGALLVLNTEGKDSVSVTWTGRTVSRGAQEYGIRLQYSIDKIEGFRDVLDANNQLVEYSRGANGSSSVLRVNLPSALLNQPYLYLLWRYYRKAGTSGNRDELGLDNIFVESKRVLSGTTVVGASTVSDGVLFSTASVGSSSNVLYEAKRFIELNPGFNTNQGAVFQAQINGCP, from the coding sequence ATGAAAAACTATTTTACCCTCCTGCTTCTTGTGTTGGTGAGTGCTACTGTTATTAGGGCACAAGTAAAGATTAATGAGCTCATGGCGTCGAATGAGAATACGCTTGTTGACAACACGGGGGAATATTCTGATTGGGTAGAACTACACAATCCAAGCGGAGTTGCGATAGACTTGGGGGGGTATTATCTGACGGATGATTATTCAAATTTAAAGAAATTTCGATTTACATCTACCACGGGACAGGTGGTGGTACCTGCCAACGGATACTTGATTATTTGGGCCAGCAGTACGGTGTCAAGAGGGGTGAATCACACGAGTTTTTCGTTGTCGGCGGATGGAGAGCGGGTAGCTTTGGTGATGCCAGATGGCCTGAGTATAGTGGATAGTCTGACGTTTGGCCCCCAACGGATGGATATATCTTATGGTCGGCTGCCCAACGGAGGTAGTGGTTTGAAGTACTTTACGGCACCTACACCTGGATCGGCCAATGTGGCATCTAACAGTTATGATGAGTTGTTGAGCCCGCCCGTTTTTTCCCATGCAGGCGGGTTTTACAGCAGTAGTTTTGGTTTGACGATTAGTCATCCAGACGCTGGGGTGAGTATTTATTACACCACTGATGGGTCGGTACCATCGGCGGGGAGTTTGACACCACAGAGCTATACCTACCGCAACAACTATCCAGGCAGTAACCAGACGAAGCAGTACCAATCATATAGCTACACGGGCCCTTTGACGGTGGATGATGCATCGAGTTTACCCAACAAAATCAGCACGATAGCCAGTACTCACAGCCAAAGTTTGAGTTATTTGCCGACGTCTCCGCTTTATAAGGGGAAGGTGGTTCGGGCGGTGGCGGTGAAGGCGGGGGCTTTGACGAGTGAAATCACGTCGAGTTCTTTTTTCTTTTCATCGAGTGGAGTCAATAAGTTTACACTACCTGTGGTGTCGGTGATGTCGCAGGAGGATGGGTTATTTTCATACAACAATGGGATTTATGTACCGGGGATTGATTTTGACAATTGGCGTAATGCAAACCCCACTCAGACGCCGGGGCCTGCGAGTCCCGCTAATTATCATCGGAGTGGTGAGTCGGCTGAGCGACCTGCTCATTTCGAAATCATTGAGACTGATACCGTGGTTTACAAACAGGATGTAGGCTTGCGAATAAACGGATCGTCGTCGGCAAGTTATCGGGTTAAGTCACTGCGGTTGTACGGTACTGACCAGTACAAAACCATTGAGCATCCTTTATTTCCGCAATTGCCCTATGATGAATATAAAACGTTTATCCTACGAAATTCTGGTCAAGATTATACATCGACTTTGTTTCGTGATGCGCTCGCACACGAATCGGTAGCGCACTTAAATATTGATATTCAGGCGTATCGACCCGCTATTCTTTTTTTGAACGGTGAATATTGGGGTATTCATAACATGCGTCAGCGGCAAGATAAACACTATTACGCTCAGAAATACGGAGTGAATGAAGATAGCTTGGACCTTATTGATACGGAGATAGAAGAAGGGAGCGCAACTCATTACAATGCGATGCTTAACTACATTTACAACAATGGAGTAACAAGCAGCACAAACTATAATTATGTAAAGACCCAGATGGATGTTGAAAATTTTAGAGATTATCAGATTATTGAAATCTTTTATAACAATCAGGACTGGGGAACCAATAATAACCGGTATTGGAGACGGCAGGTAGCCTACACACCGACAGCACCTTATGGGCTCGATGGCCGATGGCGATGGAGTTTATATGACTTAGATTTGTCGATGTCAGATGCTTCACAAGATCGTTTATCTGCCGCATCCGAAGGTGCCAGCAATTCTTTTGCCCCCGGTTTTTTATTAGCGCGATTATTGCAGAATCAGACATTTCGGAATGATTTTATAAATCGTTTTGCCGATTTAATGAATACAACTTTTTTACCCAATCGTATCAGCCAACTCATTGAGGGTAAACGTGATGGGATAAGCGCCGAGATTCCTGCTCATCTTACACGTTGGAAGACTTTAACGGATAGTTCAACATGGCTGACCCGAATTGCGAGCTGTATTAAGTTTGTGCAAGACCGCCCTGGCTATCAGCGAACCCACATTCGAAACAAATTTGGTCTTAGCGGTCAGTACAACTTGACGGTCAATGTGTCGAATCCTGCCCACGGTTACGTGCGGGTCAACACGATTGATATTTTGCCGAGTACTCCGGGTGTGACTGCTTCGCCTTACCCTTGGACGGGAAGCTACTTTTATAAGTCGGATAATTCGATTCCCGTGGTGATACGGGCACGTCCGAAACTTGGGTATAAGTTCAAACATTGGGTGTATAATGCAACGATATTGACCGACAGTGTGCAGACCATTACGGCGAGTTCGGCCCGTAGCTATACGGCAGTTTTTGAGCCCGCCTTGGTATCCGCGACGTTGGGCTCTTGTGGATATTCTTTTCAGGAGTGGGCCTCTAGTTCGGTGGCGGGTACATTTCCAGCGAACATGAAATTTGTTTACATGGCCGACGTTGACCCGGGAGTAAACTCGGAAGTGAAGGGTTTTACGACGGGAGGCTATGCCCTGACGAGCGGCACGCGGATTCGTGGTCAGGGCGTAAACGGCGTTTCGTTTGTAAATACGGGTAGCGGAACGGTTTATCCTGGCACGAAGCTAGGCGGAGCTCTTTTAGTGTTGAACACGGAAGGCAAAGACAGCGTAAGTGTGACATGGACGGGACGGACGGTATCTAGGGGAGCGCAGGAATATGGGATTCGACTTCAGTATAGTATTGACAAGATAGAAGGATTTAGGGATGTATTAGATGCCAATAATCAATTGGTTGAATACAGCCGAGGCGCCAATGGGAGCAGTTCGGTGTTGAGGGTAAATTTACCGAGTGCGTTGTTGAATCAGCCCTATTTGTATTTGCTGTGGCGTTATTATCGCAAGGCCGGCACGAGTGGTAATCGCGACGAGTTGGGTTTGGATAATATTTTTGTGGAGAGCAAACGGGTGTTGAGCGGGACTACGGTAGTGGGCGCGAGCACAGTGAGTGATGGCGTGCTGTTTTCGACGGCGAGTGTGGGCAGCAGTTCGAATGTGTTGTACGAGGCCAAGCGCTTTATTGAACTGAATCCAGGCTTTAATACGAATCAGGGGGCGGTGTTTCAAGCCCAAATTAATGGTTGCCCGTAG
- a CDS encoding CotH kinase family protein — MKRYFTLLLLVLVSATVIRAQVKINELMASNENTLVDNTGEYSDWVELHNPSGAAIDLAGYYLTDDYSNLKKFRFTSTTGQVVVPANGYLIIWASSTVSRGANHTSFSLSADGERVALVMPDGLSIVDSLTFGPQRMDISYGRLPNGGSGLKYFTAPTPGSANVVSNSYDELLSPPVFSHAGGFYSSSFGLTISHPDAGVSIYYTTDGSVPSAGSLTPQSYTYRNNYPGSNQTKQYQSYSYTGPLTVDDASSLPNKISTIASTHSQSLSYLPTSPLYKGKVVRAVAVKAGALTSEITSSSFFFSSSGVNKFTLPVVSVMSQEDGLFSYNNGIYVPGIDFDNWRNANPSLTPDFGSPGNYRRTGEPAERASHFEIIESDTVVYKQDVGIRINGGWSRGFKFKSLRLYGTDQYKTIEHPLFPQLPYDEYKTFILRNAGNDYNGTYFKDALVHETVAHLKIDIQAYRPAILFLNGEYWGIHNMRQRQDKHYYAQKYGVNEDSLDIIGEEIEEGTTTHYRSMISYINTNGVVSNTHYDYVQTQMDVESFRDYQITEIFYNNQDWGTNNIKYWRLQVPYNPSAPLGHDGRWRWSLYDADATISNWTDNRLSIASSFTNYWDAGFLLGKLLQNQSFRNDFINRFADLMNTVFTTSYLTDFIAAKRNGISAEIPAHLERWKTLSDSAAWLSKITNCVLFFQQRPGYQRTHIQSKFGLNGQYNLTVNVSNPAHGYVRVNTIDILPSTPGVTASPYPWTGSYFYKSDNSIPVVIRARPKLGYKFKHWVYNATILTDSVQTITATSARSYTAVFEPALVSATLGSCGYSFQEWASSSVAGTFPANMKFVYMADVDPGVNSEVKGFTTGGYALTSGTRIRGQGVNGVSFVNTGSGTVYPGTKLGGALLVLNTEGKDSVSVTWTGRTVSRGAQEYGIRLQYSIDKIEGFRDVLDANNQLVEYSRGANGSSSVLRVNLPSALLNQPYLYLLWRYYRKAGTSGNRDELGLDNIFVESKRVLSGPSAAGASTVSDGVLFSTASVGSSSNVLYEAKRFIELNPGFNTSQGAVFRAQINGCP; from the coding sequence ATGAAAAGATATTTTACCCTCCTGCTTCTTGTGTTGGTGAGTGCTACTGTTATTAGGGCACAAGTAAAGATTAATGAGCTCATGGCGTCGAATGAGAATACGCTTGTTGACAACACAGGGGAATATTCTGATTGGGTAGAACTACACAATCCAAGCGGAGCTGCGATAGACTTGGCGGGGTATTATCTGACGGATGATTATTCAAATTTAAAGAAATTTCGATTTACATCTACCACGGGACAGGTGGTGGTACCTGCCAACGGATACTTGATTATTTGGGCCAGCAGTACGGTGTCAAGAGGGGCGAATCACACGAGTTTTTCGTTGTCGGCGGATGGAGAGCGTGTAGCTTTGGTGATGCCAGATGGCCTGAGTATTGTGGACAGTCTGACGTTTGGTCCCCAACGGATGGATATATCTTATGGTCGGCTGCCCAACGGAGGTAGTGGTTTGAAGTACTTTACGGCACCTACACCTGGGTCGGCTAATGTGGTTTCAAACAGTTATGATGAGTTGTTGAGCCCGCCCGTTTTTTCCCATGCAGGCGGGTTTTACAGCAGTAGTTTTGGTTTGACGATTAGTCATCCAGACGCTGGGGTGAGTATTTATTACACCACTGATGGGTCGGTACCATCGGCGGGGAGTTTGACACCACAGAGCTATACCTACCGCAACAACTATCCAGGCAGTAACCAGACGAAGCAGTACCAATCATATAGCTACACGGGCCCTTTGACGGTGGATGATGCATCGAGTTTACCCAACAAAATCAGCACGATAGCCAGTACGCACAGCCAAAGTTTGAGTTATTTGCCGACGTCTCCGCTTTATAAGGGGAAGGTGGTTCGGGCGGTGGCGGTGAAGGCGGGGGCTTTGACGAGTGAAATCACGTCGAGTTCATTTTTCTTTTCATCGAGTGGAGTCAATAAGTTTACACTACCTGTGGTGTCGGTGATGTCGCAGGAGGATGGGTTATTTTCATACAACAATGGGATTTATGTACCGGGGATTGATTTTGACAATTGGCGTAATGCAAATCCTTCGCTCACTCCCGATTTTGGAAGTCCGGGTAATTATCGACGCACAGGCGAGCCTGCCGAACGGGCATCCCATTTTGAAATTATTGAATCTGATACGGTAGTCTACAAGCAAGATGTGGGGATTCGTATCAATGGTGGTTGGTCCCGGGGGTTTAAATTTAAATCATTGAGGTTGTACGGCACAGATCAATATAAAACAATTGAGCACCCTTTGTTCCCTCAATTGCCGTATGATGAATATAAAACATTTATCCTGCGGAATGCAGGAAATGATTACAATGGAACATATTTTAAGGATGCGCTTGTCCATGAAACCGTAGCCCACTTGAAGATTGATATTCAGGCGTATCGACCCGCTATTCTTTTTTTGAACGGTGAATATTGGGGTATTCATAACATGCGTCAGCGGCAAGATAAACACTATTACGCTCAGAAATACGGAGTGAATGAAGATAGCTTGGACATCATAGGAGAAGAGATTGAAGAGGGCACTACTACTCACTATAGGTCGATGATTAGTTATATTAATACCAATGGTGTAGTAAGCAATACCCACTATGATTATGTTCAAACCCAGATGGATGTGGAGAGCTTTCGCGACTATCAGATAACCGAGATATTTTACAATAATCAGGATTGGGGAACCAATAATATTAAATATTGGCGTTTGCAAGTCCCTTATAATCCATCAGCACCTTTGGGGCACGATGGTCGATGGCGCTGGAGCTTATATGATGCCGATGCTACAATTAGTAATTGGACGGACAACAGATTGTCGATTGCTTCTTCATTTACAAATTATTGGGACGCGGGCTTTCTATTGGGAAAGTTATTGCAGAATCAGTCATTTCGGAACGATTTTATCAATCGATTTGCCGATTTAATGAATACAGTATTCACTACGTCTTATCTCACGGATTTTATTGCAGCAAAACGTAATGGAATAAGCGCTGAGATTCCTGCTCATCTTGAGCGTTGGAAAACCTTATCGGATAGCGCAGCGTGGCTGTCGAAAATTACTAATTGTGTTCTTTTTTTTCAACAGCGCCCTGGCTATCAGCGAACCCATATCCAAAGCAAATTTGGTCTCAACGGTCAGTACAACTTGACGGTCAATGTGTCGAATCCTGCCCACGGTTACGTGCGGGTCAACACGATTGATATTTTGCCGAGTACTCCGGGTGTGACTGCTTCGCCTTACCCTTGGACGGGAAGCTACTTTTATAAGTCGGATAATTCGATTCCCGTGGTGATACGGGCACGTCCGAAACTTGGGTATAAGTTCAAACATTGGGTGTATAATGCAACGATATTGACCGACAGCGTGCAGACCATTACGGCGACTTCGGCCCGTAGCTATACGGCAGTTTTTGAGCCCGCCTTGGTATCCGCGACGTTGGGCTCTTGTGGATATTCTTTTCAGGAGTGGGCCTCTAGTTCGGTGGCGGGTACATTTCCAGCGAACATGAAATTTGTTTACATGGCCGACGTTGACCCGGGAGTAAACTCGGAAGTGAAGGGTTTTACGACGGGAGGCTATGCCCTGACGAGCGGCACGCGGATTCGTGGTCAGGGCGTAAACGGCGTTTCGTTTGTAAATACGGGTAGCGGAACGGTTTATCCTGGCACGAAGCTAGGCGGAGCTCTTTTAGTGTTGAACACGGAAGGCAAAGACAGCGTAAGTGTGACATGGACGGGACGGACGGTATCTAGGGGAGCGCAGGAATATGGGATTCGACTTCAGTATAGTATTGACAAGATAGAAGGATTTAGAGATGTATTAGATGCCAATAATCAATTGGTTGAATACAGCCGAGGCGCCAATGGGAGCAGTTCGGTGTTGAGGGTAAATTTACCGAGTGCGTTGTTGAATCAGCCCTATTTGTATTTGCTGTGGCGTTATTATCGCAAGGCCGGCACGAGTGGTAATCGCGACGAGTTGGGTTTGGATAATATTTTTGTGGAGAGCAAACGGGTGTTGAGCGGGCCTAGTGCAGCGGGTGCGAGCACGGTGAGTGATGGCGTATTGTTTTCGACGGCGAGTGTGGGCAGCAGTTCGAATGTGTTGTACGAGGCCAAGCGCTTTATTGAACTGAATCCAGGCTTTAATACGAGCCAAGGGGCGGTGTTTCGAGCCCAAATTAATGGCTGTCCGTAG